The Dehalogenimonas sp. 4OHTPN genome window below encodes:
- the hisD gene encoding histidinol dehydrogenase: METVRGFRAAAKILRRRVHGGFVSEATRRTLSLRYQIHDLEGMIQAIITDVWENGDDALRRLTKEYDKAEINDIEVPLAEINAAAASVDKSLLNALELAAGRVKDFHQRQREALISGFNQMSMEQIYRPLERVGCYAPGGTAFYPSSVLMTAIPARVAGVAEVCLVTPPGKDGKVPAPTLAAAKLAGVDRVFRIGGAQAVAALAVGTKTVPKVDKICGPGSIFVTVAKRLLYGMVAIDGLQGPSEVLIIADDSANPEYIAADMMAQAEHDPLATTVLVTTSERVAKAVTDELNRVVESMSRQFVIHQSLSNMSCVAVVDGLEEAVELSNMYAPEHLLLLTVDSEALLSKIENAGCVFTGPRATVAFGDYIAGPSHVLPTSGTARFSSPLNVLDFIKIIDVVRVDEYMVKSLGPQAATIAAAEGLTAHERALRLRMERT; the protein is encoded by the coding sequence GTGGAAACGGTAAGAGGATTCAGAGCTGCAGCCAAGATTTTACGACGCCGAGTCCATGGAGGATTCGTCTCCGAGGCGACACGTCGTACACTGTCGCTCCGCTACCAGATACACGACCTTGAGGGCATGATCCAGGCCATCATAACTGATGTCTGGGAGAACGGCGACGATGCCCTCAGGCGCCTCACCAAAGAATATGACAAAGCCGAGATTAATGATATCGAGGTACCCCTGGCAGAGATCAATGCTGCGGCTGCATCGGTCGACAAGTCTCTTCTAAATGCCCTGGAATTGGCCGCCGGCCGGGTCAAGGATTTTCACCAGCGTCAGCGCGAGGCTCTAATTTCCGGTTTCAACCAGATGTCCATGGAACAGATCTACCGTCCTCTGGAGCGCGTCGGCTGCTACGCTCCGGGCGGCACCGCCTTCTATCCTTCGAGCGTCCTGATGACGGCCATACCGGCGCGGGTGGCTGGCGTTGCTGAGGTCTGTCTGGTAACACCGCCAGGCAAAGACGGCAAAGTGCCGGCGCCGACGCTGGCTGCGGCTAAATTGGCTGGTGTGGACCGCGTCTTCCGCATCGGCGGAGCGCAAGCCGTCGCCGCGCTGGCAGTGGGTACCAAAACGGTACCCAAAGTCGATAAAATCTGCGGACCGGGCAGCATTTTTGTGACCGTAGCCAAGCGGTTGCTTTACGGCATGGTTGCTATTGACGGGCTGCAAGGGCCGAGCGAGGTACTTATCATCGCTGACGATTCCGCCAATCCGGAGTATATTGCCGCCGACATGATGGCCCAGGCGGAGCACGACCCTTTGGCGACGACGGTGCTGGTGACCACCTCAGAGCGGGTGGCTAAAGCCGTAACCGACGAGCTGAATCGTGTCGTCGAGAGTATGTCGCGCCAGTTCGTCATTCACCAGAGCCTGTCAAATATGTCCTGCGTCGCCGTGGTTGACGGCCTGGAAGAAGCAGTGGAATTGTCCAATATGTATGCTCCGGAGCACCTGCTTTTACTGACTGTGGACTCGGAAGCCTTATTATCCAAGATAGAAAATGCCGGCTGCGTCTTTACCGGGCCCCGGGCGACGGTGGCCTTCGGCGACTACATCGCCGGACCGAGCCACGTGCTGCCGACCTCGGGAACGGCGCGATTCTCATCTCCACTCAACGTGCTCGATTTCATCAAGATAATCGACGTTGTCCGGGTGGATGAGTACATGGTGAAGAGCCTCGGGCCTCAGGCGGCGACAATTGCCGCGGCTGAGGGGCTGACCGCCCACGAACGAGCCCTCAGGCTGCGGATGGAACGAACCTAA
- the purE gene encoding 5-(carboxyamino)imidazole ribonucleotide mutase, which produces MPKAAVIMGSSSDMEIMKSAAEVLGSMSIDHKVFVMSAHRQPEKVHAFCTAARAEGYEVIIAGAGAAAHLPGVIASWTTLPVIGVPIPSSALNGVDSLYAIVQMPAGVPVATMAIGSAGAKNAAYFAAQMLGLKYPEIASAYEHFRSGLKSS; this is translated from the coding sequence ATGCCTAAAGCAGCCGTGATCATGGGATCTTCATCGGACATGGAAATCATGAAAAGCGCCGCCGAGGTGCTTGGGAGCATGAGCATTGACCATAAAGTTTTTGTGATGTCGGCCCACCGCCAGCCGGAGAAGGTTCACGCGTTCTGCACCGCAGCCCGTGCAGAGGGCTACGAAGTCATCATCGCCGGCGCCGGCGCCGCCGCCCACCTGCCCGGCGTCATCGCTTCATGGACGACGCTGCCGGTCATCGGCGTGCCGATACCTTCGAGCGCTCTGAACGGCGTTGATTCGCTTTACGCGATCGTCCAGATGCCGGCCGGGGTGCCGGTGGCCACCATGGCTATCGGTTCGGCCGGGGCAAAGAATGCCGCGTACTTCGCCGCCCAGATGCTCGGCCTGAAATACCCGGAGATTGCCAGTGCCTACGAACACTTCCGCTCCGGATTAAAGAGCAGTTAA
- the purD gene encoding phosphoribosylamine--glycine ligase, protein MGSGGREHAIIWKLKQSPRVEAVFAAPGNGGTANIAKNLDINPADVTRLLDAVRTLGIDLVVIGPEGPLAAGLADEFQSRLIPVFGPSRAAAQLESSKTFARNLMEKYAIPCARGKSFTSFPEAKAYLKDQSAPLVVKADGLAAGKGVSVCVTLAEAETALQKMMEQKVFGAAGNRVIIEECLIGQEMSYLAFTDGKTVVPMPPACDYKRVYEDNAGPNTGGMGAYSPPPFFDNRMGARLDATVMQPIVRALAEEGIRYRGVIYAGLMLTDDGPKVLEFNARFGDPETQVILPQLKTDLVDIMLAVIEDSLDKITVEWEKKSCVTVVIASGGYPEEYKKGLPISGLDAMDAEVTVFHAGTLAADEKTITSGGRVLSVTACGDDFVQARDLVYDNISRISFEGAHFRRDIALFGE, encoded by the coding sequence ATCGGCAGCGGCGGGCGTGAGCACGCCATAATCTGGAAATTAAAGCAGAGCCCGAGAGTCGAAGCGGTTTTTGCCGCCCCCGGCAACGGCGGCACGGCGAATATCGCCAAGAACCTGGACATCAATCCTGCCGATGTCACTAGGCTGCTGGATGCCGTACGCACCTTGGGCATTGACCTGGTTGTCATCGGTCCGGAGGGACCGTTGGCTGCCGGCCTAGCCGACGAATTCCAGTCCCGGCTGATTCCGGTCTTCGGGCCGTCGCGGGCGGCGGCGCAACTTGAATCGTCAAAAACCTTTGCCCGCAACCTGATGGAAAAATACGCCATCCCATGCGCCAGGGGCAAGTCCTTCACCAGCTTTCCAGAAGCCAAGGCTTATTTAAAAGACCAGTCTGCCCCGCTGGTGGTTAAGGCCGACGGTTTGGCCGCTGGTAAAGGCGTATCAGTTTGTGTGACGCTGGCCGAAGCCGAAACCGCCCTCCAGAAAATGATGGAGCAGAAGGTTTTCGGCGCTGCCGGAAACCGGGTGATCATCGAAGAATGTTTAATCGGCCAAGAGATGAGTTACCTTGCCTTCACCGACGGCAAGACCGTCGTTCCCATGCCTCCGGCCTGCGACTACAAACGCGTTTACGAAGACAATGCCGGACCCAACACCGGCGGCATGGGCGCCTACTCACCGCCGCCCTTCTTCGATAACAGGATGGGAGCCAGACTCGACGCCACAGTTATGCAGCCCATCGTCCGGGCGCTGGCCGAAGAGGGCATCCGCTACCGCGGCGTCATTTATGCCGGGCTGATGCTGACTGATGACGGGCCGAAGGTACTTGAATTCAACGCCCGGTTCGGCGACCCGGAGACCCAGGTAATTCTGCCGCAACTGAAGACCGACCTGGTGGACATTATGCTGGCGGTTATTGAGGATTCACTGGATAAAATCACTGTTGAATGGGAAAAGAAATCCTGCGTCACGGTGGTAATAGCTTCCGGTGGCTACCCGGAAGAATATAAAAAAGGATTACCCATTTCAGGTCTGGATGCCATGGACGCCGAAGTAACGGTTTTTCATGCCGGAACACTGGCTGCCGACGAAAAAACGATCACCTCGGGCGGCCGTGTCCTTTCGGTAACCGCCTGCGGCGACGACTTCGTTCAAGCCCGGGACCTCGTCTATGATAATATTAGCCGCATATCGTTCGAAGGCGCCCACTTCAGGCGTGACATTGCCCTGTTCGGAGAATAG
- the guaA gene encoding glutamine-hydrolyzing GMP synthase: MIICNTTAMTESKESPILSETHRVATSGDIEVATYLEIAKQALEKPSAGEAVSGASRESIVIFDFGSQYSLLIARRIRELHVYCELVPHDTPWDKIAHLNPRGFILSGGPASVYASGAPMAPAYIYESKLPVLGICYGMQLITQQLGGTVARGQAREYGHAILHLSDLTSPLFKDIPESAAAWMSHGDRVERLPAGFHSLAYTENSPLAVMGNDKNIFGLQFHPEVAHTPYGRTLLKNFVLSICGCQASWTPGHFITESIESISAQVGDGKVIAALSGGVDSAIVATLIHRAVGDQLTCIFVNNGLLRREEAERTLKVFKQNLGMNIIYIEATDRFLDRLAGVTDPEQKRKAIGVEFIRVFEEEALKLGKVDFLAQGTLYPDVIESISSVSSASAKIKSHHNVGGLPANMALKLLEPVRYLFKDEVRQVGIELGLPEEMVWRQPFPGPGLAIRVIGEVTREKLEMLRASDWIVMHEIKKAGLYRQLWQSFAIITDVRSVGVMGDFRTYGHLVAIRAVTSDDAMTADWARLPYDLLARISNRIVNEVSGVNRVVYDITSKPPGTIEWE; the protein is encoded by the coding sequence ATGATAATCTGTAACACTACCGCAATGACCGAATCAAAAGAAAGCCCCATTTTATCCGAAACCCACCGCGTCGCAACTTCCGGTGACATCGAGGTTGCCACTTATCTGGAAATCGCCAAGCAGGCTCTTGAAAAACCTTCGGCAGGAGAAGCGGTGTCAGGCGCTTCCCGCGAATCAATAGTCATTTTCGACTTTGGATCTCAGTACAGTTTGCTCATCGCCCGGCGTATCCGTGAACTCCACGTTTATTGCGAACTGGTACCTCACGATACCCCATGGGATAAGATCGCCCACTTGAACCCCAGAGGGTTTATCCTGTCAGGAGGTCCGGCCTCGGTCTACGCTTCCGGTGCGCCGATGGCGCCGGCCTACATCTATGAGTCCAAGCTGCCCGTCCTGGGAATCTGCTACGGCATGCAGTTGATCACCCAGCAACTTGGCGGCACGGTCGCCCGGGGCCAGGCCAGGGAGTACGGTCATGCCATACTTCACCTTTCCGATTTGACTTCCCCGCTTTTCAAAGATATCCCTGAGTCTGCCGCCGCCTGGATGAGCCACGGCGATCGGGTGGAGCGCTTACCCGCCGGCTTCCACTCGCTGGCCTACACCGAGAATTCGCCGCTGGCGGTCATGGGCAACGACAAAAACATCTTCGGCTTGCAGTTCCACCCTGAGGTTGCCCACACCCCATACGGAAGGACACTTCTCAAAAACTTCGTCCTCAGTATCTGCGGCTGCCAGGCCTCCTGGACGCCGGGGCACTTCATCACTGAGAGTATCGAGAGTATCAGCGCCCAGGTTGGCGACGGCAAGGTCATCGCCGCGCTGTCCGGCGGAGTCGATTCAGCAATCGTGGCTACTCTGATCCACCGGGCTGTCGGCGACCAGCTTACCTGCATCTTCGTCAACAACGGCTTGCTTCGCCGCGAAGAGGCCGAACGCACCCTAAAGGTTTTCAAACAGAACCTGGGAATGAATATCATCTACATCGAGGCCACCGACCGTTTTCTGGACCGCCTGGCCGGGGTCACCGACCCTGAGCAGAAACGGAAGGCTATCGGCGTGGAGTTCATCCGGGTTTTCGAGGAAGAAGCCCTTAAGCTGGGCAAAGTGGATTTCCTGGCCCAGGGCACTCTCTATCCCGATGTCATCGAAAGCATCTCGTCGGTTTCCTCGGCATCAGCCAAGATTAAAAGCCATCATAACGTCGGCGGCCTGCCGGCTAACATGGCTCTTAAACTGCTGGAACCGGTGCGCTATCTCTTCAAGGACGAGGTCCGGCAGGTGGGCATTGAACTTGGACTGCCCGAAGAGATGGTTTGGCGCCAGCCGTTCCCAGGCCCGGGACTGGCCATCCGCGTGATCGGCGAGGTGACCCGCGAGAAACTGGAGATGCTCAGAGCCTCCGACTGGATCGTAATGCACGAGATAAAAAAGGCGGGGCTGTACCGCCAATTATGGCAGAGTTTCGCCATCATCACCGACGTCCGAAGCGTCGGCGTCATGGGCGACTTCCGCACTTACGGCCACTTGGTGGCTATCCGGGCTGTTACTTCAGATGACGCTATGACCGCCGACTGGGCACGACTGCCGTACGACCTGCTCGCCCGCATCAGCAACCGCATCGTCAACGAGGTCTCCGGCGTTAACCGGGTGGTCTATGACATCACCTCCAAACCGCCCGGCACCATCGAATGGGAATAA
- a CDS encoding phosphoribosylaminoimidazolesuccinocarboxamide synthase, translating to MTEKQVVLKTDLPLKRFISGKVRDTYDLGEYLLIVVSDRISAFDVVLPAGIPDKGRVLNLISAFWFEKTRNIIPNHVVAVIEDVKQLDAFIPEKQRFDYPKYLEGRSMVVKKVKRLPVECVVRGYLAGSGWAEYKKKQSVCGVPLPAGLRQSEILAEPVFTPTTKGDNTHDLPMTYEEVETAMGKDLALKLKTMSIALYAYARDFARHHGIIIADTKFEFGLDGDKLILIDEALTPDSSRFWDEKLYKVGEPQDSYDKQPLRDWLEQSGWNKEPPAPALPVEVIESTRRRYVHAYEVLTSKKLP from the coding sequence ATGACCGAAAAACAGGTTGTCCTGAAAACCGACCTGCCCCTAAAACGCTTCATCTCCGGTAAGGTCCGCGACACCTATGACCTCGGCGAGTACCTGCTCATCGTCGTCAGCGACCGCATTTCGGCCTTCGACGTGGTGCTGCCGGCCGGCATCCCAGACAAGGGCCGCGTGCTGAACCTCATCTCTGCCTTCTGGTTCGAGAAGACCAGAAACATCATCCCCAACCACGTCGTCGCTGTTATCGAGGACGTGAAGCAGCTAGATGCGTTCATCCCGGAGAAACAGCGCTTCGACTACCCGAAATACCTCGAAGGCCGGTCGATGGTGGTCAAAAAGGTCAAGCGGCTGCCGGTGGAGTGTGTCGTCCGCGGTTACCTGGCCGGTTCCGGCTGGGCCGAATACAAGAAGAAGCAGTCGGTCTGCGGTGTGCCGCTGCCCGCCGGCCTGCGCCAGAGCGAGATACTGGCGGAACCGGTGTTCACCCCGACCACCAAAGGCGACAACACCCACGATCTGCCGATGACCTATGAGGAAGTCGAAACAGCCATGGGCAAAGACCTGGCGTTGAAGCTGAAGACGATGAGCATCGCCCTCTATGCCTACGCCCGCGACTTCGCCCGCCACCACGGCATCATCATCGCCGACACCAAGTTCGAGTTCGGCCTGGACGGCGATAAGCTGATACTGATCGACGAAGCGCTGACCCCGGACTCATCCCGCTTCTGGGATGAGAAGCTCTATAAGGTCGGCGAGCCGCAGGACTCCTACGATAAGCAGCCCCTGCGCGACTGGCTGGAGCAATCCGGCTGGAACAAGGAGCCTCCTGCCCCAGCGCTGCCGGTTGAGGTCATCGAATCCACGCGGCGGCGCTACGTTCATGCATATGAAGTGTTGACAAGCAAGAAGCTGCCTTAA
- the hisB gene encoding imidazoleglycerol-phosphate dehydratase HisB yields MTERKATVKRETKETTISVFVDIDGNGKDEMRTGVRLFDHMLSQIARHGVFDIKVSATGDDLHHLVEDVGIALGKAFNEALGEKKGLVRIAEATVPMDETLAAVAVDLGGRGYSVLNMEFENNDLAGFPADMVRHFLESFAAEGRLNLHAGIAYGTNDHHKVEAVFKALGRALDKATRIDPRIADRVPSTKEWVE; encoded by the coding sequence ATGACAGAACGCAAAGCCACGGTCAAACGGGAAACCAAGGAGACGACCATTTCAGTCTTCGTCGATATTGACGGCAACGGTAAAGATGAAATGCGCACCGGGGTGAGGCTGTTCGACCATATGCTGTCACAGATCGCCCGCCACGGTGTATTTGACATAAAGGTATCGGCCACGGGCGATGACTTGCACCACCTGGTTGAGGACGTCGGCATTGCTCTGGGCAAGGCGTTCAATGAAGCGCTGGGAGAAAAAAAAGGACTGGTGCGTATCGCTGAGGCCACAGTGCCTATGGATGAGACCTTGGCCGCTGTGGCTGTTGACCTGGGCGGACGCGGCTATTCGGTCCTGAATATGGAGTTCGAGAACAACGACCTGGCCGGCTTCCCGGCCGACATGGTTCGCCACTTCCTGGAGAGCTTTGCCGCGGAGGGGCGGTTGAATCTACACGCCGGTATCGCTTACGGAACCAACGATCACCACAAGGTTGAGGCGGTGTTTAAAGCCCTGGGCCGGGCGCTGGACAAGGCTACCCGCATTGACCCGCGGATTGCGGACCGGGTGCCGAGCACCAAGGAGTGGGTGGAGTAG
- the purB gene encoding adenylosuccinate lyase: protein MIERYSRSQMKKVWNDENKFAKWLEVEIAVCEAWVKEGVVPREALPKIKMARLNLKRMEALLKETHHDMTAFLGAVADSLGEESRFIHLGLTSSDVMDTATSLQLVEASAILADDVKDLIAALGKRALEHKYTVMAGRTHGVHAEPITFGLKLALWMEEMQRNRARLAEAAKIIAVGKMSGAVGTYATVPPEVEEFACEKLGLMPAPVSNQVIQRDRHAQFMTTLAIIGGSLEKFATEIRALQKTEVREAEEPFGAGQTGSSAMPHKRNPELCERVTGIARLLRGYAVTSLENIALWHERDISHSSTERVILPDACLVLDYALSIFTSVVKGMTVFPQRMRQNMDLTRGLLFSQRVLLALIDKGLSRQAAYKLVQRNAMATWGGDGNFFDLLKADAEVAAVLPPEELEKVFDYKFYTRHVDDIFKRLGLTAAQWKSRAETGPEKLSPQSL from the coding sequence ATGATCGAACGTTACAGCAGATCCCAGATGAAAAAGGTTTGGAACGACGAGAACAAGTTCGCCAAGTGGCTGGAGGTTGAGATCGCTGTTTGCGAAGCCTGGGTAAAAGAAGGCGTCGTCCCGCGGGAAGCACTGCCCAAGATCAAGATGGCCCGCCTCAACCTAAAGCGCATGGAAGCCCTGCTTAAGGAAACCCACCACGATATGACCGCTTTCCTCGGCGCCGTGGCTGATAGCCTCGGCGAGGAGTCCCGCTTCATTCACCTAGGATTGACTTCGTCGGATGTGATGGACACGGCCACCAGCCTGCAACTGGTGGAAGCCTCGGCGATACTGGCTGATGATGTGAAAGACCTCATCGCCGCGCTGGGCAAGCGCGCGCTGGAGCATAAATACACCGTCATGGCCGGCCGCACCCACGGCGTCCACGCCGAGCCGATTACCTTCGGCCTTAAGCTGGCGCTTTGGATGGAAGAGATGCAGCGTAACCGCGCCCGGTTGGCCGAAGCGGCCAAGATCATCGCCGTAGGCAAGATGTCCGGCGCCGTCGGCACCTACGCCACCGTGCCACCGGAAGTCGAGGAATTCGCTTGCGAAAAGCTGGGCTTGATGCCGGCACCGGTGAGTAACCAGGTCATTCAGCGCGACCGCCACGCCCAGTTCATGACCACACTGGCCATCATCGGCGGCTCACTCGAGAAATTCGCCACCGAGATCCGCGCCCTGCAGAAGACCGAGGTGCGCGAGGCCGAGGAACCCTTCGGCGCCGGCCAGACCGGCTCCTCCGCCATGCCCCACAAGCGCAACCCGGAGTTGTGCGAGCGGGTCACCGGCATCGCCCGGCTGCTCCGGGGCTACGCCGTGACCTCATTGGAGAATATCGCCCTGTGGCACGAGCGGGACATCTCGCACTCGTCGACGGAGCGTGTCATCCTGCCCGACGCCTGCTTGGTACTCGATTATGCGCTCAGTATCTTCACTTCGGTCGTCAAGGGCATGACCGTCTTCCCCCAGCGTATGCGCCAGAATATGGACCTGACCCGCGGCCTGCTGTTCTCCCAGCGGGTGCTCCTGGCGCTCATCGACAAAGGCCTGTCGCGCCAGGCGGCCTACAAGCTGGTGCAAAGGAACGCTATGGCCACCTGGGGCGGCGACGGCAACTTCTTCGACCTGTTGAAGGCCGACGCCGAGGTCGCCGCCGTGCTACCGCCGGAGGAACTGGAGAAGGTCTTCGACTACAAGTTCTACACCCGCCATGTCGACGACATCTTCAAGAGGCTGGGCCTGACAGCCGCCCAGTGGAAGTCCCGCGCCGAGACCGGTCCGGAGAAACTCTCGCCGCAGTCACTGTAA
- the hisC gene encoding histidinol-phosphate transaminase, with amino-acid sequence MDLKKFMRPELDRFAGYAACKSPEALDDMTRALGICKLDANENVYGPSPRVRAAFASFNDAHIYPDSCQTELRKALAGYTGVPADRIVAGSGSDQLIDLLIRLFVSPGDEVLTATPTFAMYKFFTELSAGIFIGVPRDRDFNFTPEKLLSAVSNKTKLIFIAMPNNPTGTQVSKRTIEKILETGLPVVVDEAYYEFTGQTMAPEIGKYPNLMVLRTFSKWAGLAGLRVGYGLFPEDVATRLDAVKDPYCVNTAAVVAARESLKDIDYLIGNVRLIVSERERLFQALGGIEYLKPYPSAANFILCKIKDKDAAQIQRVLERRGILVRYFNSPQMENCLRFSIGRPGDTDRLIAQLRKIGEIT; translated from the coding sequence ATGGATTTGAAAAAGTTTATGCGTCCGGAACTGGACAGGTTTGCCGGCTACGCCGCCTGCAAGTCACCGGAGGCGCTGGACGACATGACACGGGCGCTGGGCATCTGCAAGCTAGATGCCAATGAAAACGTTTACGGTCCGTCGCCTCGGGTGAGAGCTGCCTTTGCGTCTTTCAATGACGCCCATATTTATCCGGATTCCTGCCAGACGGAGCTGCGGAAGGCGCTAGCCGGTTACACTGGCGTTCCTGCCGATAGAATCGTCGCAGGATCGGGCTCCGACCAGCTCATTGATCTACTTATACGGCTGTTTGTCAGCCCCGGCGACGAGGTGCTGACAGCCACGCCAACCTTTGCCATGTATAAATTTTTCACCGAACTGTCTGCCGGTATATTCATTGGCGTGCCCCGGGACCGGGACTTTAACTTCACCCCTGAAAAACTGTTAAGTGCGGTTTCGAACAAGACCAAACTCATCTTTATCGCCATGCCCAACAACCCCACCGGCACCCAGGTCTCCAAAAGGACAATTGAGAAAATACTGGAGACCGGTCTTCCGGTGGTCGTCGACGAGGCTTATTACGAATTCACCGGCCAGACAATGGCACCAGAAATCGGAAAATACCCCAACCTGATGGTATTGCGGACCTTCAGCAAATGGGCCGGGCTGGCCGGATTGCGCGTCGGCTACGGGTTGTTTCCCGAGGATGTAGCGACGCGTTTGGATGCCGTCAAAGACCCGTACTGCGTAAATACCGCGGCGGTCGTCGCCGCCAGGGAATCGCTCAAGGATATTGATTACCTTATAGGCAATGTGAGGTTAATCGTTTCGGAGCGGGAACGGTTGTTCCAGGCGTTAGGGGGGATAGAGTACCTCAAGCCTTACCCTTCGGCGGCCAACTTCATCCTGTGTAAAATTAAAGATAAGGACGCTGCTCAGATCCAGCGCGTACTGGAACGGCGTGGCATACTGGTACGCTACTTCAACTCGCCGCAGATGGAAAATTGCCTTCGCTTTTCCATCGGCCGACCTGGGGATACCGATCGGTTGATTGCCCAACTCCGAAAAATTGGGGAGATAACATGA